In Porphyrobacter sp. LM 6, one DNA window encodes the following:
- the virB11 gene encoding P-type DNA transfer ATPase VirB11 yields MSADIHRLGSGEESAAPLSAERSVYLDAYLAPFRRWLDRDTVTEIMVNRPGEVWIEDAANPGMQRIETPEIDDRLVQRLAEQVARVSHQGINREHPLLGATLPDGARVQFCGPPASRKHWVMAIRRHRRLDLPLDAYDTGPLAGEGHVALPDAQREPIAYLRAAIRARRTILISGGTSTGKTTFLNAMLGEIPRDERVVLVEDTPELKFPGANAVGLVAVKGELGEAKVTANELLQAALRLRPDRIVLGELRGAESVSFLRAINTGHPGSFSTIHANSLRGALEQLSLMVMQTGIGLTRQDTIAYAASVIDVIVQLGRDVHGKRGITSIADSRDLV; encoded by the coding sequence ATGAGCGCGGACATCCACCGGCTGGGCTCGGGCGAAGAGAGCGCTGCACCGCTTTCGGCGGAGCGTTCGGTCTATCTCGACGCCTATCTCGCCCCGTTCCGCCGCTGGCTCGACCGTGACACCGTGACCGAGATCATGGTCAACCGCCCGGGCGAGGTGTGGATCGAGGATGCCGCAAACCCCGGCATGCAGCGGATCGAGACCCCCGAGATCGACGACCGGCTGGTGCAGCGCCTTGCCGAACAGGTCGCGCGAGTCAGCCATCAGGGGATCAACCGCGAACATCCGTTGCTGGGCGCAACCCTGCCGGACGGCGCGCGCGTGCAGTTCTGCGGCCCGCCCGCGAGCCGCAAGCACTGGGTCATGGCGATCCGCCGCCACCGCAGGCTCGATCTGCCGCTCGATGCCTATGACACCGGGCCGCTGGCGGGCGAGGGCCATGTCGCGCTGCCCGACGCGCAGCGTGAGCCGATCGCTTACTTGCGCGCCGCGATCCGCGCGCGGCGCACGATCCTGATTTCCGGCGGGACGAGCACCGGCAAGACCACCTTCCTCAACGCCATGCTCGGCGAAATCCCGCGCGATGAACGCGTGGTGCTGGTTGAGGATACGCCCGAGCTGAAGTTCCCGGGCGCCAACGCGGTCGGCCTGGTCGCGGTTAAGGGCGAGCTGGGCGAGGCCAAGGTCACCGCCAACGAGCTGCTGCAAGCCGCGCTGCGCCTGCGCCCCGACCGCATCGTGCTGGGCGAATTGCGGGGCGCCGAAAGCGTCAGCTTCCTGCGCGCGATCAACACCGGCCACCCGGGCAGCTTCTCGACCATCCACGCCAACTCCCTGCGCGGTGCGCTCGAGCAATTGTCATTGATGGTGATGCAGACCGGGATCGGGCTGACCCGGCAGGATACCATCGCCTATGCCGCGAGCGTGATCGATGTGATCGTGCAGCTGGGGCGCGATGTCCATGGCAAGCGCGGCATTACCAGCATTGCGGACAGCCGCGATCTGGTTTGA
- a CDS encoding TrbI/VirB10 family protein: protein MRLAMRLPPKKGDGGGEDGLDPRERESAEIIDLASRAAFPAVTDRKAKGDGLGLAAGVAVVGLLGAVTFWAMNSARQPEPQGIGNPAVAPPPVAPPVVVQPITDPAQQPGIAPVVPPVDPAPSPVYAVNPGSVPEASVNPYASPSLIFDGSSARGSRFAEAPVGAPAPTPGGAVGGMGGAADFAARVGGVGGGPAQARTMVNPSTTVTEGTLIPAILETAINTDVPGFVRAVVSQDVRSFDGKRVLIPRSSRLVGQYQAGVQQGQRRAYVIWTRLIRPDGVSVSLASPAVAFDGTTGLEGDVNTHFFQRFGSGLLLSVVGGLGAVATGGIGGVIVAGGAQGAANSAVQSQGQISPTIRVRMGEPIRVFTARDLDFSAVN from the coding sequence ATGCGTCTGGCGATGCGTTTGCCCCCGAAGAAGGGCGATGGCGGCGGCGAGGACGGGCTCGATCCGCGCGAGCGCGAAAGCGCCGAGATCATCGATCTGGCCAGTCGTGCGGCCTTCCCCGCTGTCACCGACCGCAAGGCCAAGGGCGACGGGCTCGGCCTCGCCGCGGGCGTGGCGGTGGTCGGCCTGCTTGGCGCGGTGACCTTCTGGGCGATGAATTCCGCGCGCCAGCCCGAACCGCAGGGCATCGGCAATCCGGCCGTCGCGCCGCCGCCGGTGGCCCCTCCGGTGGTGGTGCAACCGATAACCGATCCCGCGCAGCAGCCCGGCATCGCGCCGGTGGTGCCACCGGTCGATCCGGCCCCTTCACCGGTTTACGCTGTCAATCCGGGGAGTGTGCCCGAGGCGAGCGTCAATCCCTATGCCAGCCCCAGCCTGATTTTCGATGGCAGCAGCGCGCGCGGCTCCCGCTTCGCCGAAGCGCCTGTCGGCGCGCCTGCACCCACTCCCGGCGGCGCTGTCGGCGGCATGGGCGGCGCGGCGGACTTTGCGGCCCGCGTTGGCGGTGTGGGCGGTGGCCCCGCGCAGGCGCGCACAATGGTCAATCCCTCGACCACGGTGACCGAAGGCACGCTGATCCCCGCGATCCTCGAAACCGCGATCAACACCGATGTGCCGGGCTTCGTGCGCGCGGTGGTGAGCCAGGACGTCCGCAGCTTCGATGGCAAGCGCGTGCTGATCCCGCGATCCTCGCGCCTCGTTGGCCAGTATCAGGCGGGCGTGCAGCAGGGCCAGCGCCGTGCCTATGTGATCTGGACGCGGCTGATCCGGCCCGATGGCGTGTCGGTCAGCCTTGCCTCGCCTGCGGTCGCCTTCGATGGCACCACCGGGCTTGAGGGCGACGTAAACACCCACTTCTTCCAGCGCTTCGGTTCGGGGTTGCTGTTGTCGGTGGTCGGCGGCCTCGGTGCGGTGGCGACCGGCGGGATCGGCGGCGTGATCGTTGCGGGCGGTGCGCAGGGCGCGGCCAATTCGGCGGTGCAATCGCAGGGCCAGATCAGCCCCACCATCCGCGTACGCATGGGTGAGCCGATCCGCGTGTTCACCGCGCGCGATCTCGATTTCAGCGCGGTCAATTGA
- a CDS encoding TrbG/VirB9 family P-type conjugative transfer protein: MIRAVLLAALALGLSAPAIAQDNRLQTRVFDENAVVRIDGRVKVQTTIKFAPDEAIENVAIGDSGAWQVQPNKAQTILFVKPLAPAARTNMTVVTDKRTYLFDLVASPKNPAVYVLQFRYPELEKAAEEARLAAAAEAEAAAQRAAASPEELAAASDPYAVIDPSKLNFAWASAGATALMPSRAFDDGAAVFLTWPQGTAIPAILVANEDGDEGPVNYTTRGTTVIVDGVPAQLILRVGRETATLTNTGPVRPTARQAARGPTAPQTENN; the protein is encoded by the coding sequence ATGATCCGCGCCGTGCTTCTCGCCGCGCTTGCCCTTGGCCTCTCTGCGCCCGCCATCGCGCAGGATAACCGCCTGCAAACGCGTGTGTTTGATGAAAACGCCGTGGTGCGGATCGATGGCCGGGTGAAGGTGCAGACCACCATCAAGTTCGCCCCCGACGAAGCGATCGAGAATGTCGCGATCGGCGACAGCGGGGCATGGCAGGTGCAGCCCAACAAGGCCCAGACGATCCTGTTCGTGAAGCCGCTCGCCCCCGCGGCGCGCACCAATATGACGGTGGTCACCGACAAGCGCACATACCTGTTCGATCTGGTCGCCAGCCCCAAGAATCCCGCCGTCTACGTGCTCCAATTCCGCTACCCCGAGCTGGAAAAGGCGGCCGAGGAAGCGCGTCTGGCCGCGGCGGCCGAGGCCGAAGCCGCCGCCCAGCGCGCCGCCGCCAGCCCCGAGGAACTGGCCGCAGCCTCCGATCCCTATGCGGTGATCGACCCGTCCAAGCTCAACTTCGCCTGGGCCAGCGCGGGCGCAACCGCCCTGATGCCGAGCCGCGCGTTCGATGATGGCGCGGCAGTGTTCCTGACCTGGCCGCAAGGCACCGCGATCCCGGCCATTCTGGTCGCCAACGAGGATGGTGATGAAGGCCCGGTCAACTACACCACGCGCGGCACGACGGTAATCGTCGATGGCGTGCCCGCGCAGCTGATCCTGCGCGTTGGACGCGAGACCGCAACTCTCACCAACACCGGCCCGGTGCGGCCCACCGCCCGGCAGGCCGCGCGCGGACCCACCGCGCCGCAAACGGAGAACAACTGA
- a CDS encoding type IV secretion system protein: MTTACDLAAEAMGTGVSSALTAVDCIASGVSEQAFNRLFGTEGQLAFALTLLLGLYVAFFGISLMLGRSNLSVRVLLPKMMTLGLVLTFATSFVAFSTVFYNVFIGGPDQIAGILTGTQNESATVVFAQKLDVVFQAVQKASGDTNDISAFSPRGMMWFGAMLLLLGTVGLLVTARIALALLLATGPIFVVMALFEGTRGLFTGWLKGLVMLALAPLLAVLGGSIMLELSVPILAALVRVPGQIDQNAAMAFFLVGAVHMALMFMSLKVAGTMVSGWQVFGLVPGQERTRTSDGPRAVPQPVPVSGTPRSTNIVPSSPGLAPRRVDLAPVLPVLAANDAGTSGNVPRETRVYATTSSGDAAQAPGTGIARTRGIGNRFRTASAASTPLPKMTPPETYQ; this comes from the coding sequence ATGACCACCGCCTGCGATCTTGCCGCCGAGGCGATGGGCACCGGGGTCTCCTCGGCGCTGACTGCGGTGGACTGCATTGCCAGCGGCGTATCCGAACAGGCCTTCAACCGCCTGTTCGGCACCGAGGGCCAGCTCGCCTTCGCGCTGACGCTGCTGCTGGGGCTCTATGTCGCCTTCTTCGGCATCTCGCTGATGCTGGGGCGGTCCAACCTGTCGGTGCGGGTGCTGCTGCCCAAGATGATGACGCTGGGGCTGGTGCTGACCTTCGCCACCAGCTTCGTCGCTTTCTCGACGGTGTTCTACAACGTCTTCATCGGCGGGCCTGACCAGATTGCAGGCATTCTCACCGGCACGCAGAACGAAAGCGCCACGGTGGTGTTCGCGCAGAAGCTCGATGTGGTGTTCCAGGCGGTCCAAAAGGCGAGCGGGGATACCAATGATATCAGTGCCTTCTCTCCGCGTGGGATGATGTGGTTCGGCGCGATGCTGCTGCTGCTCGGCACGGTCGGGCTGTTGGTGACGGCGCGGATCGCGCTCGCGCTGCTGCTGGCGACGGGGCCGATCTTCGTGGTGATGGCCCTGTTCGAGGGCACGCGCGGGCTGTTCACCGGCTGGCTCAAGGGGCTGGTGATGCTGGCACTGGCGCCGCTGCTCGCCGTGCTGGGCGGGTCGATCATGCTCGAACTGTCCGTGCCGATCCTTGCCGCGCTGGTGCGGGTGCCGGGACAGATCGACCAGAACGCGGCGATGGCATTCTTCCTTGTCGGCGCGGTGCATATGGCGCTGATGTTCATGTCCCTGAAGGTCGCCGGCACGATGGTTTCGGGCTGGCAGGTGTTCGGCCTCGTGCCGGGCCAGGAGCGGACGCGGACGAGCGATGGCCCGCGCGCTGTGCCGCAGCCCGTGCCGGTTTCGGGCACGCCGCGCAGCACCAATATCGTGCCGTCCAGCCCGGGCCTTGCCCCGCGCAGGGTCGACCTTGCCCCCGTCTTGCCTGTGCTTGCCGCCAATGACGCAGGGACTTCGGGGAATGTTCCACGTGAAACACGGGTCTACGCCACCACCAGCAGCGGCGATGCAGCGCAGGCCCCGGGAACCGGAATTGCCCGCACCCGCGGCATCGGCAACCGCTTCCGCACCGCCTCTGCCGCCAGCACGCCGCTCCCCAAGATGACCCCTCCGGAGACCTATCAATGA
- a CDS encoding VirB4 family type IV secretion/conjugal transfer ATPase: MPRKWIGAAAWSAKEARVGDRLPYARLIDENTVLLRDGSVMSAIQVPGLLFETEDSDALNAHAATREVMLRSTLDARFVMYHHVIRRRVEVELDAEFPDPLSRHIDARWKQRLAGGSLFINDQFVTLIRRPARGKTGLPERLSKMFSRAGQEEPEADPRDLRSLKAAITGLVASLQNYGAAVLGDYQASGSAKGTNSEMLELLSALYNGEMRPVRRPAPETDIGHMLPYRRASFGLDAMELRGSAAPDFAAILGLKDYPEATSPGLLDNLLRLPFEMVVTESYAPNERTTAKERIDLALRRSRSVDEEAAAERAEMLAARDALGNGAVGFGDHHLTVLVREQTLPRLDDAMAACAAALADTGAIAVREDTNLEPAFWAQFPGNEEYIVRRALISSANMAGFGSFHGFALGQASGNHWGDAVTLLETTSATPFFFNFHHGDLGNFSVIGPSGSGKTVVMNFLAAQAQKFRPRTILFDKDRGAELFIRGIGGRYDRISPGAPTGFNPLALPDTPTNRAFLRDWLSVLLAAEGPEEFATISAAVDATYANDPSLRRLRHFKELLAGARRPQPGDLADRLAAWIGGPAGQGGEHAWLFDNERDRLDLETRVLGFDMTALLENPRLRTPVMMYLFHRIDERLDGQPTMILIDEGWKALDDDVFAARIRDWLKTLRKRNALVGFATQSARDALDSRISTALVEQTATMVFMPNSRARPEDYCDGFGLTPHEFALIRSLPAHSRCFLVRQPDASVVVRLDLSGAPEVLTILSGRESAVRRLDLLREAVGDEPSAWYPALTGRAWPDGTGEDAAAPVWQAAE, from the coding sequence ATGCCCCGTAAGTGGATCGGTGCCGCAGCATGGAGCGCGAAGGAAGCCCGCGTCGGCGACCGGCTGCCCTATGCCCGCCTGATTGACGAGAACACCGTGCTTCTGCGCGATGGTTCGGTGATGAGCGCGATCCAGGTGCCGGGTCTGCTGTTCGAAACCGAAGACAGCGATGCTTTGAACGCCCACGCCGCCACCCGCGAGGTGATGCTGCGCTCGACGCTCGATGCGCGCTTCGTGATGTATCACCACGTCATCCGCCGCCGGGTGGAGGTGGAACTTGATGCCGAGTTTCCCGATCCGCTCAGCCGCCATATCGATGCGCGCTGGAAGCAACGGCTGGCCGGCGGATCGCTGTTCATCAACGACCAGTTCGTCACCCTGATCCGCCGCCCCGCGCGCGGCAAGACGGGCTTGCCCGAGCGTCTCTCCAAGATGTTCTCGCGCGCCGGACAGGAAGAGCCGGAAGCCGACCCGCGCGACCTGCGTTCGCTCAAGGCTGCGATCACCGGGCTTGTCGCCTCGCTCCAGAATTATGGCGCGGCGGTGCTGGGGGATTATCAGGCCTCCGGTTCGGCGAAGGGCACCAATTCGGAAATGCTGGAGCTGCTCTCGGCGCTCTACAATGGCGAGATGCGCCCCGTGCGCCGCCCTGCGCCCGAGACCGATATCGGCCATATGCTGCCCTATCGCAGGGCCAGCTTTGGTCTGGACGCGATGGAGCTGCGCGGGTCTGCCGCCCCCGATTTCGCCGCGATCCTTGGCCTCAAGGATTACCCCGAGGCGACTTCGCCCGGCCTGCTCGACAACCTGCTGCGCCTGCCGTTCGAGATGGTCGTCACCGAAAGCTACGCCCCCAACGAGCGCACCACGGCCAAGGAACGCATCGATCTGGCCCTGCGCCGTTCGCGCTCGGTGGACGAGGAAGCTGCTGCCGAGCGTGCCGAAATGCTCGCCGCGCGCGATGCGCTGGGCAACGGGGCGGTGGGCTTCGGCGATCACCACCTGACCGTGCTGGTGCGCGAGCAGACCCTGCCGCGTCTCGATGACGCGATGGCCGCCTGCGCCGCTGCGCTCGCCGACACAGGCGCAATCGCGGTGCGCGAGGACACCAATCTCGAACCCGCTTTCTGGGCGCAGTTCCCCGGGAACGAGGAATATATCGTCCGCCGCGCGCTGATCTCCTCGGCCAACATGGCGGGCTTCGGGTCGTTCCACGGCTTTGCGCTGGGGCAGGCGAGCGGCAACCACTGGGGCGATGCGGTGACGCTGCTGGAAACGACCAGCGCCACCCCGTTCTTCTTCAATTTCCACCACGGCGATCTGGGCAACTTCAGCGTCATCGGCCCGTCGGGATCGGGCAAGACCGTGGTGATGAACTTCCTCGCGGCTCAGGCGCAGAAGTTCAGACCGCGCACCATCCTGTTCGACAAGGATCGCGGGGCAGAGCTGTTCATTCGCGGCATCGGCGGGCGTTATGACCGGATCAGCCCCGGCGCGCCGACCGGTTTCAACCCGCTTGCGCTGCCCGATACGCCCACCAACCGTGCCTTCCTGCGCGACTGGCTCAGCGTGTTGCTGGCGGCCGAGGGGCCGGAGGAATTCGCCACCATCAGCGCGGCGGTCGATGCGACTTACGCGAACGATCCGAGCTTGCGGCGGCTGCGGCACTTCAAGGAACTGCTTGCCGGTGCCAGGCGCCCGCAGCCGGGCGATCTGGCCGACCGGTTGGCGGCGTGGATCGGCGGCCCTGCCGGGCAGGGCGGCGAACACGCCTGGCTGTTCGACAACGAACGCGACCGGCTCGATCTCGAAACCCGCGTATTGGGCTTCGACATGACCGCGCTGCTCGAAAATCCGCGCCTGCGCACGCCGGTGATGATGTACCTGTTCCACCGCATCGACGAGCGGCTGGACGGGCAGCCGACGATGATCCTGATCGATGAAGGCTGGAAGGCGCTGGACGACGACGTCTTCGCCGCACGCATCCGCGATTGGCTCAAGACGCTGCGCAAGCGCAATGCGCTGGTCGGCTTCGCCACGCAGTCGGCGCGCGATGCGCTCGACAGCCGGATTTCGACCGCGCTGGTCGAACAGACCGCGACGATGGTGTTCATGCCGAATTCGCGCGCGCGGCCCGAGGATTACTGCGACGGCTTCGGCCTTACCCCGCACGAATTTGCGCTGATCCGCTCGCTTCCGGCGCATTCGCGCTGCTTCCTCGTGCGCCAGCCCGATGCGAGCGTGGTGGTGCGGCTCGATCTGTCGGGCGCGCCCGAAGTGCTGACGATCCTGTCGGGCCGCGAAAGCGCGGTGCGCCGCCTCGATCTCCTGCGCGAGGCGGTGGGGGATGAACCTTCGGCGTGGTATCCCGCGTTGACCGGCCGGGCCTGGCCCGATGGCACGGGCGAAGATGCCGCCGCGCCGGTGTGGCAGGCTGCCGAATGA
- a CDS encoding type IV secretion system protein VirB3, whose protein sequence is MTDLVRHPVHRALTRPQMFAGVTMNFFIINLMVTTIAFLILKSWWILPVPAVMHVIGYFASLREPRIFDLWITKVSKCPRVPNFKRWGCNSYAP, encoded by the coding sequence GTGACCGATCTCGTCCGTCATCCGGTGCACCGTGCGCTCACCCGCCCGCAGATGTTTGCGGGGGTGACGATGAACTTCTTCATCATCAATCTGATGGTGACGACGATCGCCTTCCTGATCCTCAAGAGCTGGTGGATCCTGCCGGTTCCGGCGGTGATGCACGTGATCGGCTATTTCGCGTCGCTGCGCGAACCGCGCATTTTTGACCTTTGGATCACGAAGGTTTCGAAGTGCCCACGCGTTCCCAATTTCAAGCGTTGGGGGTGCAATTCCTATGCCCCGTAA
- a CDS encoding TrbC/VirB2 family protein: protein MNSMLRLPSRLIALLALVPSAAMAQTADPAGSGPINNALLWLQGTLLGTVATTVAVMAVAAIGFMMLTGRMNWRFGATVIIGVFILFGATTIVAGIQSAAG from the coding sequence ATGAATTCGATGCTGCGTTTGCCTTCCCGCCTGATCGCGCTGCTCGCGCTGGTGCCGAGCGCTGCCATGGCGCAAACCGCCGATCCGGCCGGTTCCGGCCCGATCAACAACGCGCTGTTGTGGCTGCAAGGCACATTGCTCGGCACGGTCGCCACCACTGTCGCGGTGATGGCGGTCGCCGCGATCGGCTTCATGATGCTGACCGGCCGGATGAACTGGCGCTTCGGTGCGACCGTGATCATCGGCGTGTTCATCCTGTTCGGCGCGACCACCATCGTCGCCGGTATCCAGTCGGCCGCCGGCTGA
- a CDS encoding lytic transglycosylase domain-containing protein, producing the protein MILAAACRVTIAVLLFGLAVEAQADVLELGPDGARWVAGPLAGRAAVPEAGAAGAPAPLVSVEGTGLPDHAIADPARNAALVPTRYAATIADLAARFDLSPSLLEAVVWQESRWNENAVSPVGARGLAQLMPGTARYLGVNSDDPYQNLEGGARYLREQLDRFGGDLEKALAAYNAGPGRVERAGGVPNIRETRQYVAAILGRLANHSRPAGQ; encoded by the coding sequence ATGATTCTCGCCGCGGCTTGCCGCGTCACGATTGCTGTTCTGCTGTTCGGGCTCGCTGTCGAGGCGCAGGCCGATGTGCTTGAACTTGGCCCCGATGGCGCGCGCTGGGTGGCAGGGCCGCTCGCAGGCCGTGCCGCCGTGCCCGAAGCCGGGGCTGCCGGTGCGCCTGCTCCGCTCGTGTCGGTCGAGGGCACCGGCCTGCCCGATCACGCCATTGCCGATCCCGCGCGCAACGCCGCGCTGGTTCCGACGCGCTATGCCGCCACGATTGCCGATCTTGCCGCGCGGTTTGATCTCAGCCCCAGCCTGCTCGAAGCGGTGGTTTGGCAGGAAAGCCGCTGGAACGAAAACGCGGTCTCGCCCGTCGGCGCGCGCGGTCTGGCGCAGCTGATGCCGGGCACCGCGCGCTATCTCGGCGTCAATTCGGACGATCCCTACCAGAACCTCGAAGGCGGGGCGCGCTATCTGCGCGAACAGCTCGACCGGTTCGGCGGCGATCTGGAAAAGGCGCTCGCAGCCTATAATGCCGGCCCCGGCCGGGTCGAGCGGGCAGGGGGCGTTCCCAATATCCGCGAGACCCGCCAATATGTCGCCGCCATTCTCGGGCGGCTTGCCAATCATTCGCGTCCGGCTGGCCAGTAA
- a CDS encoding tetratricopeptide repeat protein, which yields MSVTAFALALVFAPLPQIEHGAAMAASAEAGDLAAQPLAAGRADQALPLLERASAANPHDPAVLINLGIAYAQAGDEAKARAAFEQAAACHEVIELDTADGTATDSRRLARKALKMLARGEFGPVRVAASN from the coding sequence ATGTCCGTCACCGCCTTTGCACTTGCGCTGGTTTTCGCGCCGCTGCCGCAGATCGAGCACGGGGCTGCCATGGCTGCTTCTGCCGAAGCGGGTGATCTGGCGGCGCAACCGCTGGCTGCCGGTCGTGCCGATCAGGCTCTCCCGCTGCTCGAACGCGCCAGCGCGGCGAACCCGCATGATCCGGCGGTGCTGATCAATCTCGGCATTGCCTATGCGCAGGCAGGGGATGAAGCCAAGGCGCGTGCTGCGTTCGAACAGGCGGCGGCATGCCACGAGGTGATCGAACTCGACACCGCCGATGGCACCGCCACCGATTCGCGGCGGCTGGCGCGCAAGGCGCTCAAGATGCTCGCGCGCGGCGAATTCGGCCCGGTGCGCGTCGCGGCGAGCAACTGA